A stretch of the Capsicum annuum cultivar UCD-10X-F1 chromosome 8, UCD10Xv1.1, whole genome shotgun sequence genome encodes the following:
- the LOC107879889 gene encoding serine carboxypeptidase-like 42 — protein MGEMQHFFLIGFGLIIILNNGINGYPIEDLVENLPGQPKVGFRQYAGYVNVDEKAGRSLFYYFVEADKDAHKLPLTLWLNGGPGCSSIGGGAFTELGPFFPRGDGRGLRRNTKSWNKASNLLFIESPAGVGWSYSNTSSDYTCGDDSTAKDMLTFMLKWYEKFSELKSKPLFLTGESYAGHYIPQLANVILDYNKQSKDFKFNLKGVAIGNPLLRLDRDVPAVYEYYWSHGMISDELYLRIKENCDFDDYEFPVPHNVSTTCNQATDETYKVISDYVNVYDVILDVCYPSIVQQELRLHKQVTKMSVGVDVCLTSERYFYFNLPEVQKALHANRTNLPYEWTMCSDVLNYSQSDGDIDILPTLKNIIQHDVPLWIFSGDQDSVVPLIGSRTLVRELARDLKFKTTVPYGAWFHKGQVGGWQVEYGEKLTFATVRGAAHMVPYAQPSRALHLFSTFVHGRRLPNTTRIPINSSYNLKN, from the exons ATGGGAGAGATGCAACATTTTTTTCTTATAGGATTTGggttaattattattttgaataatGGGATTAATGGATATCCAATAGAAGATCTGGTGGAAAATTTACCAGGGCAACCAAAAGTTGGATTTAGACAATATGCTGGATATGTGAATGTTGATGAAAAAGCTGGAAGaagtttgttttattattttgttgaagcTGACAAAGATGCTCACAAACTCCCTCTTACTCTTTGGTTAAATGGAG GTCCTGGATGTTCATCAATTGGAGGGGGTGCCTTTACAGAACTAGGACCTTTTTTTCCTAGAGGTGATGGCCgtggtctaagaagaaatacTAAATCTTGGAATAAAg CATCAAATCTGCTATTTATTGAATCTCCTGCTGGGGTTGGATGGTCTTACTCAAACACATCCAGTGATTATACTTGCGGAGATGACTCCACTG ccAAGGATATGCTAACTTTCATGCTTAAATGGTACGAAAAGTTCTCAGAATTAAAATCTAAACCCTTGTTCCTTACAGGTGAAAGTTATGCAG GACATTACATACCACAGTTGGCAAATGTCATACTAGACTACAACAAGCAGTCCAAAGATTTTAAGTTTAACCTAAAGGGAGTAGCG attggaaatccacttttgaGACTAGACAGAGATGTTCCAGCAGTGTACGAATATTACTGGTCACATGGAATGATCTCAGATGAATTATATTTAAGAATCAAAGAGAATTGTGATTTTGATGATTATGAATTCCCAGTTCCTCATAATGTGTCAACTACATGCAACCAAGCTACTGATGAAACATACAAAGTAATTTCTGACTATGTTAATGTCTATGATGTTATTTTGGATGTTTGTTATCCTTCTATCGTCCAGCAAGAGCTTCGTTTACACAAACAA GTAACTAAGATGAGTGTGGGAGTAGATGTTTGCTTGACATCAGAAAGATACTTCTATTTCAACCTTCCTGAAGTTCAGAAGGCTCTTCATGCTAATAGGACTAATTTGCCTTATGAATGGACCATGTGCAGTGA TGTGCTGAATTACTCTCAATCTGATGGTGATATTGATATCCTTCCAACCCtcaaaaacattattcaacatgATGTTCCTCTTTGGATATTCAG CGGAGATCAAGACTCAGTGGTGCCACTAATAGGGTCAAGAACATTAGTACGTGAATTAGCCCGGGATCTAAAGTTCAAGACCACCGTACCCTATGGAGCATGGTTTCACAAAGGGCAAGTAGGAGGATGGCAAGTTGAATATGGGGAAAAACTCACATTTGCTACAGTGAGAGGAGCAGCTCATATGGTACCATATGCACAACCATCAAGGGCTTTGCATCTTTTCAGTACATTTGTTCATGGAAGACGATTGCCTAACACCACTCGTATTCCTAttaattcatcatacaatttgaaaaattaa